Proteins from one Acidimicrobiia bacterium genomic window:
- a CDS encoding ABC transporter permease, whose protein sequence is MLGTLAALVVGAFLLVLEGGSPSPFTVYREGLEGAFGSSFAVQESLLTAVPLVLTAGAAAVAFRASIYNIGGEGQMYVGAIAGAFVGLTFGDDLAGIVVIPLVLVGGVVAGGFWALLAAIPKARWQVNEVLPTLMLNFVALNLMNYFIFGTTSIFRDPVTSTFPAGAHLPDPARLPVLTDRLDLSVLIAPGAILLVAALLTWTRWGFALRITGDSPSTARYAGVRLPRMILTVMFTSGGLAGLAGAVLVAGRVGALEPRTLAVNLGYLGIVVAALSRLNLVAVIPVAVLFGALDTAKPSMQVLGVPDALILVIEGSILFFVIVGDFWLRHTIAITRRESDHDHSVALAGAPLEGTSRSARPLETADSEK, encoded by the coding sequence GTGCTGGGCACGCTGGCTGCGCTCGTGGTGGGCGCGTTCCTCCTCGTGCTCGAGGGTGGCTCGCCTTCGCCATTCACCGTGTACCGAGAAGGACTCGAAGGGGCGTTTGGCAGTTCGTTCGCGGTCCAGGAATCGCTCCTCACCGCGGTGCCCCTCGTCCTGACCGCGGGCGCCGCGGCAGTCGCGTTCCGCGCTTCGATCTACAACATCGGCGGCGAAGGCCAGATGTATGTCGGCGCGATCGCTGGCGCCTTCGTCGGATTGACGTTCGGTGACGATCTCGCTGGGATCGTCGTCATCCCACTCGTGCTCGTCGGCGGCGTCGTGGCAGGTGGCTTCTGGGCGCTGCTCGCGGCGATACCGAAGGCCCGTTGGCAGGTCAACGAGGTCTTGCCCACCTTGATGCTCAACTTCGTCGCGCTCAACTTGATGAATTACTTCATCTTCGGCACGACAAGCATCTTCAGGGATCCGGTCACGAGCACATTCCCAGCGGGAGCCCATCTACCCGATCCGGCAAGACTCCCTGTATTAACCGACCGCCTCGATCTCTCGGTCCTCATTGCACCCGGCGCCATCTTGCTTGTAGCTGCGCTGCTGACATGGACGCGTTGGGGCTTTGCGCTTCGCATCACAGGCGACTCACCGTCGACTGCGAGATACGCCGGGGTGCGACTTCCGCGCATGATCCTGACCGTGATGTTCACCTCCGGCGGCCTCGCCGGCTTGGCCGGCGCAGTTCTCGTTGCGGGCAGAGTGGGCGCCCTCGAACCTCGAACGCTCGCTGTGAACCTCGGATACCTCGGGATCGTGGTCGCGGCGCTCTCGCGGTTGAACCTCGTCGCAGTCATTCCGGTTGCCGTTCTCTTCGGAGCTCTCGATACGGCGAAACCGTCGATGCAAGTTCTCGGGGTTCCGGACGCGCTCATCCTCGTGATTGAGGGTTCGATCCTGTTCTTTGTGATTGTTGGAGATTTCTGGCTTCGCCACACCATCGCCATCACCCGACGCGAAAGTGACCACGACCACTCGGTTGCCCTTGCCGGTGCGCCTCTCGAGGGCACAAGTCGGTCCGCTCGACCCCTCGAGACTGCGGACTCTGAAAAATGA
- a CDS encoding (2Fe-2S)-binding protein — translation MPAALEPVEQEDIALEVNGERVEHRVPVRRLLADFLRDDLGLTGTHLGCEHGVCGACTVVMDGAAVRSCLILAVQADGRHVSTVEGLAPAGSLSDLQEAFRACHALQCGFCTPGFLMTLHAEDPAEWQGEDRIRELLSGNLCRCTGYSTIVDAVKAAWASDSPAASSGKGGA, via the coding sequence ATGCCAGCAGCACTTGAACCCGTCGAGCAGGAAGACATCGCCCTCGAAGTAAACGGCGAGCGTGTCGAGCACCGCGTGCCCGTTCGTCGGCTGCTCGCCGACTTCCTCAGAGACGACCTCGGGCTCACGGGTACTCATCTCGGGTGTGAACACGGCGTCTGTGGCGCGTGCACGGTGGTGATGGATGGCGCGGCAGTGCGCTCGTGCCTCATCCTGGCCGTGCAAGCCGACGGACGACACGTGTCGACGGTAGAAGGTCTTGCGCCGGCCGGGTCTCTGTCAGATCTGCAGGAGGCCTTCCGCGCGTGTCACGCCCTGCAATGCGGCTTCTGCACTCCAGGCTTCTTGATGACCCTGCACGCCGAGGATCCCGCTGAGTGGCAAGGCGAGGATCGAATCCGAGAGTTGCTCTCCGGAAATCTGTGTCGATGCACGGGCTACTCCACGATCGTCGACGCAGTAAAGGCGGCATGGGCGTCGGATTCCCCGGCGGCATCGAGCGGGAAGGGTGGAGCATGA
- a CDS encoding LLM class F420-dependent oxidoreductase, which produces MELGIHIPVFTFRGSTSTIVSELVHIAEATEASGATWLSVMDHYFQIDRMGAAEDPMLEGYTTLGFLAANTSSVQLGLLVTGVTYRHPGLLAKVVSTLDVLSGGRAALGIGAAWYEREHRGLGVPLPPLTERFARLEEVLQLCRQMWDPRNNGPFRGRYYQLDETLCSPSPLSVPSPPVLVGGSGEQKTLRLVAQYADACNLLPASPEVVAHKLDVLRRHCDDVGRDYSAIRKTILYNGETLLADDVDTFVEEMTNYAVLGIQSVKVMPPNEEPAAWIERSCAPAVARLSELSASV; this is translated from the coding sequence TTGGAACTCGGCATTCACATCCCCGTATTCACCTTTCGCGGCTCCACATCCACGATCGTCTCCGAGCTTGTCCACATTGCCGAGGCAACAGAGGCGTCTGGCGCCACCTGGCTGTCCGTCATGGACCACTATTTCCAGATCGACCGCATGGGCGCGGCGGAGGACCCCATGCTCGAGGGCTACACCACCCTTGGCTTCCTCGCGGCGAACACGTCGAGCGTGCAACTGGGCCTACTCGTGACCGGCGTCACCTATCGACACCCAGGACTTCTTGCCAAGGTCGTATCAACCCTCGACGTGCTGTCCGGTGGTCGGGCGGCCCTGGGGATCGGGGCAGCCTGGTACGAGCGGGAGCACCGCGGTCTCGGTGTGCCACTCCCGCCATTGACCGAGCGTTTCGCGCGGTTGGAGGAAGTGCTTCAGCTCTGCCGCCAGATGTGGGACCCGAGAAACAATGGCCCGTTCCGAGGGCGCTACTACCAGCTTGACGAAACCCTGTGCTCGCCCTCGCCGTTGAGCGTGCCCAGTCCGCCGGTCCTCGTCGGGGGTAGTGGCGAGCAAAAGACGCTTCGGTTGGTCGCCCAATACGCGGACGCGTGCAATTTGCTCCCGGCTTCGCCTGAGGTCGTCGCGCACAAACTCGATGTGTTGCGGAGGCATTGTGATGACGTTGGCCGCGACTACAGCGCCATCCGCAAGACGATCCTGTACAACGGAGAGACCCTGCTTGCCGACGACGTCGATACCTTCGTCGAAGAGATGACGAACTACGCCGTGCTCGGCATCCAGTCCGTCAAGGTAATGCCACCAAACGAAGAGCCAGCCGCCTGGATCGAGCGCTCGTGTGCACCTGCGGTAGCCCGGCTTTCCGAGCTCTCGGCCTCGGTCTAG
- a CDS encoding SDR family NAD(P)-dependent oxidoreductase: MSDVERGPIGGLTGRTVVVTGGGGGLGHVTCVRFAQQGAVVAVTDVDGRAAETTASVLNDAGGSAHGFELDVSDADAVQRAFDAIAEQLGAPNVLVTLAGGSLGTPRDLAEISTDDFDLVVDVNLRGTFSCCQAAVPHMIEAGGGAIVTVSSIGGRTNSPVTGVPYAAAKAGVLGLTRRLAREVGPFGIRVNAVAPGLFLSGPRLVGMWESLSGEEKREVLDSIPLSRMPELHEAADPILFLASDAASYITGTVIDVNGGRFMAG; the protein is encoded by the coding sequence ATGAGTGACGTCGAGAGAGGACCGATCGGAGGGCTCACCGGTCGCACCGTCGTCGTGACGGGTGGCGGAGGCGGGCTAGGGCACGTGACGTGCGTTCGATTCGCGCAGCAAGGTGCCGTCGTGGCCGTGACAGACGTCGACGGCCGCGCAGCAGAGACGACTGCAAGCGTCTTGAACGACGCCGGGGGATCCGCACATGGATTCGAGCTCGACGTCAGCGACGCCGATGCCGTTCAGAGAGCCTTCGATGCGATCGCAGAGCAGCTGGGTGCGCCCAATGTCCTGGTCACACTTGCCGGAGGAAGCCTCGGAACACCGCGCGATCTGGCGGAGATCTCGACGGACGACTTCGACCTTGTGGTTGATGTCAATCTGCGGGGAACCTTCTCATGTTGCCAAGCGGCAGTTCCCCACATGATCGAAGCGGGTGGCGGTGCCATCGTCACGGTGTCGTCGATCGGCGGTCGAACGAACTCGCCCGTCACGGGAGTGCCGTATGCCGCCGCGAAGGCCGGTGTCCTCGGCCTGACGAGGCGCCTCGCGCGCGAAGTGGGCCCATTCGGCATCCGAGTCAATGCGGTAGCACCAGGCCTCTTCTTGTCCGGTCCTCGCCTAGTCGGCATGTGGGAAAGCCTCAGCGGCGAGGAGAAGCGGGAAGTGCTGGACTCGATTCCACTTTCACGAATGCCGGAGCTCCATGAGGCTGCGGACCCGATCTTGTTCCTTGCGAGCGATGCTGCGAGCTACATCACCGGAACGGTCATCGACGTCAACGGCGGGCGGTTCATGGCAGGGTGA
- a CDS encoding BMP family ABC transporter substrate-binding protein: MGGEPVGVSRGKGKCASAIGIAVALALVLSAAGSGVAVAGPNDEPCIRVAMVYEGDASLPGFEGGLKTGERYLQKKLPCAEVEAVDDIPEGPGSEQTFARLADEGFDLIFAQSFGYGDQVLAAAADYPDVKFEHLLGFQQADNLNTYDYARFEAYYLAGVLAAREVPSGKYGMIAPFAIPIIVWDINAFTLGARSVNPEATVQVVFTNDFDDPTADQQASEALIDEGAELIVQQTGSPAAAQVALDEDLPWMGHSDPKVQQFGPETFLAAPYAKWGPYFVARAEAVMDDSWSAEGYFGSTADGLVKIFISKKNVPADVRAEIKAKQKEIADGSFVVFGGPINRQDGTVVVAAGETADLEEMSTLFVEGVIGELPAE; encoded by the coding sequence TTGGGGGGAGAACCTGTGGGAGTTTCAAGAGGTAAGGGCAAGTGCGCGTCGGCAATTGGCATTGCAGTTGCCTTAGCGCTCGTCCTAAGTGCTGCCGGCAGTGGCGTCGCGGTCGCCGGCCCTAACGACGAGCCGTGCATTCGGGTCGCAATGGTTTACGAAGGCGACGCTTCGCTGCCAGGTTTCGAGGGCGGTCTCAAGACCGGCGAACGGTACCTGCAGAAGAAGCTCCCGTGCGCGGAGGTCGAAGCGGTCGATGACATCCCCGAAGGGCCTGGCTCTGAACAGACCTTCGCGAGGCTCGCGGATGAGGGCTTCGACTTGATCTTTGCGCAGTCCTTCGGATACGGAGACCAAGTCCTTGCGGCGGCGGCGGACTATCCCGACGTCAAGTTTGAGCATCTGCTCGGGTTCCAGCAGGCTGACAACCTCAATACGTACGACTATGCACGATTCGAGGCCTACTACCTCGCAGGTGTTCTCGCTGCTCGGGAAGTCCCGTCGGGTAAGTACGGCATGATTGCACCGTTCGCCATCCCGATCATTGTCTGGGACATCAATGCGTTCACCCTTGGTGCTCGTTCGGTGAATCCAGAAGCGACAGTGCAGGTCGTGTTCACCAACGACTTCGATGACCCAACTGCGGACCAGCAGGCAAGCGAAGCACTCATCGACGAAGGGGCCGAACTCATCGTGCAGCAGACCGGGTCGCCTGCGGCGGCCCAGGTGGCGCTGGATGAGGACTTGCCGTGGATGGGTCACAGCGATCCTAAGGTCCAGCAGTTCGGGCCGGAGACGTTCCTCGCCGCGCCCTATGCGAAGTGGGGTCCCTACTTCGTGGCGAGGGCGGAGGCTGTCATGGACGACTCATGGAGTGCAGAGGGCTACTTCGGCAGCACGGCTGACGGCTTGGTGAAGATCTTCATCAGCAAGAAGAATGTTCCCGCGGACGTTCGTGCGGAGATCAAGGCCAAGCAGAAGGAAATCGCCGATGGGTCGTTCGTAGTATTCGGAGGCCCCATCAATCGGCAAGACGGAACGGTCGTCGTAGCAGCTGGCGAGACCGCCGATCTTGAAGAGATGTCCACGTTGTTTGTGGAGGGCGTCATCGGCGAGCTCCCAGCGGAGTAG
- a CDS encoding ABC transporter ATP-binding protein, with product MSGPEDTAIEAIGVDKSFGSNHAVRGMDWAVRQGEVHALLGENGAGKSTLCSILAGLYQPDSGHIRIHGEQRVLSSPHDGLAYGVGMVYQEFRLVRSLTVAENLGLAAPDTGVFVRRRELEQRAAALVEQFGLAIPQRARVGDLSMGEQQRVEILQLLVRDAGVLILDEPTSVLTPQEADALFKTVRSLADSGRSVVLVSHKLDEVCHVADRITVLRDGRKVGQVQADELEPRALARLMVGREIKPASRTRTARKDAVALEVEGLRVADDRGRETVCGVDLVVHRGEILGIAGVSGNGQRELAEAIAGTRRSTAGTIRVGSSQIDVTRFSVTERARVGVAYVPDDRLHTGTAAGLPAWVNLSLRNFWHSTYLRGRLLMTRRLRANADTLIGKFSVKGVSRDGPVRQLSGGNLQRLILAREFEHEPDVVVAASPTRGLDVGAVVATHQLLFQRCEAGAGVLVISEDLDELLLISDRIAVLYEGRVVGECAPEDIDVETLGAWMSGHRAQIDEAVPHSNVEHGAAALGLVSDEASR from the coding sequence ATGTCGGGTCCTGAAGATACAGCGATCGAGGCTATCGGGGTCGACAAGTCGTTCGGCTCGAACCACGCGGTGCGGGGCATGGATTGGGCGGTGCGGCAGGGCGAGGTCCACGCGCTCCTCGGTGAGAACGGTGCTGGGAAGTCGACACTCTGTTCGATCCTTGCCGGCTTGTACCAACCCGATAGCGGGCACATTCGCATCCATGGGGAGCAGCGGGTGCTCTCGAGCCCGCATGACGGCCTCGCGTACGGGGTCGGAATGGTCTACCAGGAGTTTCGCCTCGTCCGGTCGCTAACGGTTGCCGAGAACCTAGGTCTAGCTGCTCCTGATACCGGGGTGTTCGTTCGTCGCCGGGAGCTCGAGCAACGAGCGGCGGCGTTGGTCGAACAGTTTGGCTTGGCGATACCTCAGCGAGCTCGGGTCGGAGACCTCTCGATGGGTGAGCAGCAGCGCGTCGAGATCCTCCAGCTCCTCGTCCGCGATGCTGGAGTGCTGATCCTCGATGAGCCCACATCGGTACTGACTCCCCAGGAGGCCGACGCTCTCTTCAAGACGGTGAGGTCACTTGCGGATTCGGGTCGAAGCGTGGTGCTGGTGTCCCATAAGTTGGACGAGGTCTGCCATGTCGCGGACCGCATCACGGTCCTGCGGGATGGTCGGAAGGTTGGGCAGGTTCAGGCCGACGAGCTCGAGCCCCGAGCGCTTGCCCGGCTCATGGTCGGACGCGAGATCAAGCCGGCATCGAGGACCCGAACCGCACGGAAAGATGCAGTGGCATTGGAAGTCGAGGGGCTTCGGGTCGCCGACGATCGCGGCCGAGAGACTGTGTGCGGAGTGGATCTGGTCGTCCACCGCGGTGAGATCCTCGGCATTGCTGGTGTGTCCGGGAATGGTCAGCGTGAACTAGCGGAAGCGATTGCGGGCACCCGACGCTCGACTGCCGGGACGATCCGAGTCGGAAGCTCGCAAATCGATGTGACTCGGTTTTCAGTGACGGAGCGGGCACGCGTCGGGGTGGCCTACGTGCCAGACGATCGCCTGCACACGGGGACCGCAGCAGGTCTGCCGGCGTGGGTCAACCTGTCCTTGCGGAACTTTTGGCACAGCACCTACCTTCGCGGCCGTCTGCTGATGACACGTCGTCTTCGAGCAAACGCCGACACGCTCATTGGGAAGTTTTCGGTCAAAGGTGTCTCGCGAGACGGACCAGTACGTCAGCTCTCCGGCGGCAATCTTCAGCGCCTCATCCTCGCGCGCGAGTTCGAACACGAGCCCGATGTAGTCGTTGCGGCCTCGCCGACGAGAGGATTGGACGTCGGGGCGGTCGTCGCGACTCATCAACTGCTGTTTCAGAGATGTGAAGCAGGAGCAGGCGTACTTGTGATCTCTGAGGATCTCGATGAGCTGCTCTTGATCTCAGATCGCATCGCCGTGCTGTACGAGGGACGCGTTGTAGGCGAATGCGCTCCCGAAGACATCGATGTCGAGACGCTGGGTGCCTGGATGTCTGGTCATCGAGCGCAGATTGACGAGGCGGTACCACACTCCAACGTCGAACACGGTGCGGCTGCGCTCGGGCTCGTGTCGGACGAGGCGTCGCGTTGA
- a CDS encoding ABC transporter permease → MNDGLFVTLVVAGVSFGTPLALAALGELISQRSGVLNIGVEGTMLIGAIFAFWATSATESLLVGFLAGIAAGALVGVIFAIAAVGFKANQMVLGFALFLTGLGLSSYIATAASLTGTRAPSHLGPLISGGITDWPFFGPVLFGQDLLVYVSWILVAAASIYLHRTRPGLALRAVGDDPAAADSLGIRVNRVRVAHVAVGSAAAGLAGAYISLGLIPAWSDNITGGGGWVALSLVILSGWRPWRVLLAAYIFGAATRLAFTFQVRGIGIPPELLDMLPYVLAFALLIATSVGSGRVGAEPTALTKPYSREGS, encoded by the coding sequence ATGAACGACGGGCTGTTCGTGACACTGGTCGTCGCTGGTGTCAGCTTCGGGACGCCGCTCGCGCTCGCAGCTTTGGGGGAGTTGATCTCGCAGCGTTCCGGTGTGCTCAACATCGGCGTCGAAGGCACAATGCTGATCGGTGCGATCTTCGCGTTCTGGGCGACCTCCGCGACCGAGAGTCTGCTGGTTGGATTTCTCGCCGGAATAGCAGCCGGCGCACTCGTCGGAGTCATCTTCGCCATCGCGGCGGTGGGTTTCAAGGCGAACCAGATGGTTCTCGGGTTTGCGCTGTTCCTCACCGGTCTCGGGCTCTCCAGTTACATTGCTACAGCGGCTTCTCTGACAGGTACACGCGCGCCGAGTCATCTTGGTCCGCTGATCTCAGGTGGGATCACCGATTGGCCGTTCTTCGGCCCCGTTCTTTTCGGACAGGATCTTCTCGTCTACGTGTCTTGGATCCTGGTCGCGGCTGCGAGCATCTATCTCCATCGCACACGCCCGGGTCTTGCGCTCCGCGCAGTTGGCGATGATCCAGCCGCGGCTGACAGCCTGGGCATCCGTGTCAACCGGGTGCGTGTCGCCCATGTCGCTGTCGGGTCTGCAGCCGCGGGGCTCGCGGGTGCCTACATCTCGCTCGGGCTCATTCCTGCATGGAGCGACAACATCACGGGCGGAGGTGGATGGGTCGCGTTGTCGCTCGTGATCTTGAGCGGCTGGCGGCCCTGGCGCGTGCTCCTGGCGGCATACATCTTCGGAGCAGCGACGAGGTTGGCCTTTACGTTCCAAGTCCGTGGCATCGGCATTCCCCCCGAGCTCTTGGACATGCTCCCCTATGTCCTCGCGTTCGCACTGCTAATCGCGACGTCGGTTGGATCTGGTCGAGTGGGGGCAGAGCCGACGGCGCTGACCAAGCCCTATTCGCGAGAGGGATCCTGA